ACCTAAGGCTTTACCTACAACTGCGCCGTGACCCGTTACTACATTAAACACGCCTGCAGGTACACCTGCTTCAATAGCAAGTTCAGCTAAACGCAGTACAGAGTGTGGTGACTGTTCTGCTGGTTTTACGATGACGCTATTACCCGCAGCAAGTGCAGGTCCTAACTTCCAAATAGCTAAATCAAGAGGAAAGTTCCATGGAACAATAGCAGCAACAACACCTATTGCTTCTTTTGTAATCGTGGCAAGTGAGCCTGGACCTGTTGGTGCTATTTCATCATTAATTTTATCTGCTGCTTCACCATACCAAGCTAGAATAGCCGATGCGCCACCGATATCGATATTAAGCGCATCCATCACTGGTTTGCCCATATCTAATGTTTCAAGCAGAGCAAGTTCTTCTTTATTATCTTGGATGAGTTGCGCTAATTTTAAGATAACCGCTTTACGCTCTGAAGGTGATTTATCAGCCCAAACACCTGATTCAAAAGTTTCTCTTGCGCAAGCTACCGCACTATCTACATCTTGTGAATTGCAAGCTGTGACAGATGCAAGTACTTCCTCTGTCGCTGGATTAATTACTTGATAGCTTTCATTTGACGTGCTATCAGTAAAAGTACCATTGATAAAGGCCTGGTTACGAAATTTAATATTTTGCGATAATTTTTGCCAATAGGCTGAATTTAAGTTTTCCATGAGCTAATCCTAACATTGAGGCGCAGAACAGGTTTTACATATGCCAGTTCTGTCACCATAATTCTCCAATTACTGTTCATTAAGTACAGTAAACAAACCTACCCGTGCCATAAACCTTCTTTAACCAGATCATCTTGTACATCAATAATTGCTTTGTGAAGTGTACTAACAATGAAGTCAACTTCAGCAACAGAAAGCGTTAATGGTGGCGATAGAATATTTTTATGCGCTAATGGACGAACAAGTAAGCCAACTGCTTGACACTTATCTGCAATACGATTACCAATAGCAATGTTCGGGTCTAATAGCTCTTTAGTCTCTTTATTGGCAACACTTTCAATACACATCATAAAGTGACTACCACGCACATCACCGACCAATGGTAAGTTAGAAAGTTTTTCAATTAGCTGGTTCTCAAAGTATTTACCTACTTCACGTACATGGCCACATAAGTCCATGCGCTCCATAATTTCAATATTTTTAAGACCTACAGCACAACTTACTGGATGTCCTGAATAAGTAAAACCATGAGTAAAGCTTGCGCCCTCAGCCTGAGGCACACTAATAACGTCATAAATTTCGTCTGAGATCATATTTGCTGATAGTGGGATATAGCCTGAAGTCAGTCCTTTAGCACACGTTATAATATCAGGGGTAAAACCAAATATTTTTTCAGAAGAGAACATTTCACCTAAACGACCAAACGCTGTAACGACTTCATCTGATAAGATGAATACACCATATTTCTTGCATACAGCGGCAACTCGTTGATGGTAACCTTCTGGTGGAACTAGAACACCACCTGCTCCAGCAATTGGCTCAGCGACAAACATGGCGACATTTTCAGGCCCAATGCTTAATATCTTTTGCTCTACTTCGTTAACAAGGAAGTCACAGTACTCTGGTACTGTCATGCCTGCTGGGCGACGATAAACATTCGGTGCAGAAACTCGATGTACAAGATCTGGTGCTAAATCAAAGCCAATATGATCGTATTCAACACCTGTTAAGGTCATCGACAAATATGTACTACCGTGATAACCATCTGTTCTGGTAATAATTTGTTTCTTGTTTGGTTTACCAATGCGATTAAAGTAAAAGTGGACCATACGTACTGCAGTGTCATTTGACATTGAGCCGCCAGTACCATAAAAAACATGGCTTAATGATTTTGGTGCTAAACTAGCCAGCTTTGTTGATAATTCAACAGCAGGCGGTGTTGTTAAATGACCAAAAGAAGAATAATAAGGAATACGACGAGTTTGATCTAACATCGCTTGGCCCATTTCTTCATTGCCATAACCAATGTTTACGCACCATAAACCTGCAATACCATCAAGATATTTACGGCCATCAGTATCAAAAACATAAGCACCTTCAGATTCCGCCATTATTAGCGAACCTTCTTTTTTAAAAGAAGAAAAATCAGTAAATGGGTGCATATTATGCTTAAGATCGTTATTCCATAACTCTTTAGTGTTGTATTTAGAAAAGTCTTTCATGGCTTCACCTGTTAAAATTGTTATATACCTAATGGTAGTTGAATTGAAATTACCCTTTATTTATGTCTTTTTTAATTGCATTTGTAAAATAGTATTTTTTACAGGATTAGATAAGTAAAAGTTATGCTGTTGTGTTTTATCACTTCAGAACTTAATTTGTTCTATTGCATAACAATAAGCTATGCTATCAGTGATGGACATAAATTTTATTTACTGGTAGATTTTAAAACATGACTAATTACACCTTAAAGCAACTCAGGTACTTTGTTGCCGTAGCCGATTCTGGCAACGTCACAGAAGCAAGTGAGAATCTATTTATATCGCAACCTGCGATATCAAATGCAATTTCTCAACTTGAAGAAACGTTAAATACCCAACTTTTAATTAGACATCATGCTAAAGGTGTCTCTTTAACGCCTGCAGGTGAAGAGATGGTATCTCATTGTCGTAACTTGTTATCCCATGCTGAAGAAATTAATGCTCAAATGACTCAGCATAGTACCTTAATTTCAGGCACGATAAATGTTGGCTGCTACGCAAGTTTAGGCCCTATTTATGCCCCTAAGTTAATTCAAGGATTTACTACACTCTATCCTGATATTAACTTCAAATTATTTGAAGGGAATATTGAAGAGATAAATGAGGCACTTATTTCGGGTAAAATTGAAATGGCCTTGATGTATGACTTAAATAATAATGGTCAAATTGAATCAACTGAGCTAGCTAAAATCAGCCCACATGTCTTGTTATCAATTAAGCATCCGTTGGCTAAAAGAAAAAAAATTAATTTAATGACGTTACAAGATGAACCTTTGATTTTATTAGATCTACCCAATTCAAGTAAATATTTTCAATCATTATTTGAGCAATATGACAAACATCCTTTTATTAAACATCGCACTAAGAGTATAGAAATGCTTCGTAGTCTAGTTGCTAATGGCGAAGGTTACGCTTTAATGAACGCAAAAGTAAAATCAACCACTTGTTTCGACGGCTCTGAATTAATTAGTGTTCCATTGGCTGATTATGCCAAGCCCCTTTCGGTAGTTATCTCTAAAGTTTCAGGGATAAAACTCCCAAAAAGGTGTGAGGCTTTTTTAGAGTTTTGCATCAAAAATTTTAATGTTGATAATAACTAATAAGAACGGTGCTAAAAATAACGACTTGCTAAATACCCCTCAACTTCAGCACACTTGAAAGGTGTATCAACCTTATGAATATCAACCAATTTATTATGTTTTTATAAAATGAGAATAGAAAAATGATCGCTAATTCAAAAGTTAAATCTATTGAACAAATTATTTCAGAAATAGTTGAGAAAAAAGTGGGGCTACCTGGTGCTTTATTACCAATCTTGCATGATATTCAACATCACTTTGATTATATTCCTAAAAAAGCTATCGCTATAGTTGCTCAAGGTTTACAGCAAACTGAAGCTGAAATTTATGGTGTGATAACTTTCTATGCTCATTTCCAGTTAAACAAGCCCGGTCGGCATATTATTGAAATTTGTCGTGGTGAAGCGTGTCAGGCAATGGGCTCAAAAGCACTAGAAAAGGCTATAAAAAGCCAGTTAGCAGTAGACTTTGGCCAAACCACCGTCGATAAAAATTTTACGCTAGAACCTGTGTACTGTTTAGGCAACTGTGCTTGCTCTCCTTCGATTAAAGTGGCTGATAACGTTTATGGCCGTATGAATAGTGAAAAATTTGCCAAGTTAAGCGAGCAACTCTCACTTTATAAAATATCATTAGGTGAGGAGCTTTAGCA
The DNA window shown above is from Colwellia psychrerythraea 34H and carries:
- a CDS encoding aminotransferase; this translates as MKDFSKYNTKELWNNDLKHNMHPFTDFSSFKKEGSLIMAESEGAYVFDTDGRKYLDGIAGLWCVNIGYGNEEMGQAMLDQTRRIPYYSSFGHLTTPPAVELSTKLASLAPKSLSHVFYGTGGSMSNDTAVRMVHFYFNRIGKPNKKQIITRTDGYHGSTYLSMTLTGVEYDHIGFDLAPDLVHRVSAPNVYRRPAGMTVPEYCDFLVNEVEQKILSIGPENVAMFVAEPIAGAGGVLVPPEGYHQRVAAVCKKYGVFILSDEVVTAFGRLGEMFSSEKIFGFTPDIITCAKGLTSGYIPLSANMISDEIYDVISVPQAEGASFTHGFTYSGHPVSCAVGLKNIEIMERMDLCGHVREVGKYFENQLIEKLSNLPLVGDVRGSHFMMCIESVANKETKELLDPNIAIGNRIADKCQAVGLLVRPLAHKNILSPPLTLSVAEVDFIVSTLHKAIIDVQDDLVKEGLWHG
- a CDS encoding LysR family transcriptional regulator, which gives rise to MTNYTLKQLRYFVAVADSGNVTEASENLFISQPAISNAISQLEETLNTQLLIRHHAKGVSLTPAGEEMVSHCRNLLSHAEEINAQMTQHSTLISGTINVGCYASLGPIYAPKLIQGFTTLYPDINFKLFEGNIEEINEALISGKIEMALMYDLNNNGQIESTELAKISPHVLLSIKHPLAKRKKINLMTLQDEPLILLDLPNSSKYFQSLFEQYDKHPFIKHRTKSIEMLRSLVANGEGYALMNAKVKSTTCFDGSELISVPLADYAKPLSVVISKVSGIKLPKRCEAFLEFCIKNFNVDNN
- a CDS encoding formate dehydrogenase subunit gamma; the encoded protein is MIANSKVKSIEQIISEIVEKKVGLPGALLPILHDIQHHFDYIPKKAIAIVAQGLQQTEAEIYGVITFYAHFQLNKPGRHIIEICRGEACQAMGSKALEKAIKSQLAVDFGQTTVDKNFTLEPVYCLGNCACSPSIKVADNVYGRMNSEKFAKLSEQLSLYKISLGEEL